In Vulpes lagopus strain Blue_001 chromosome 1, ASM1834538v1, whole genome shotgun sequence, a genomic segment contains:
- the VARS1 gene encoding valine--tRNA ligase isoform X2 has product MSILYVSPHPDAFPSLRALIAARYGEAGEGPGWGGAHPRICLQPPPTSRTPCPPPRLPALEQGPGGLWVWGATAVAQLLWPAGLGGPGGSRAAVLVQQWVSYADTELIPAACGAALPALGLRSAAQDPQAALGALGRALSPLEEWLRLHTYLAGEAPTLADLAAVTALLLPFRYVLDPSARRIWGNVTRWFTTCVQQPEFRAVLGEVVLYSGARLLSQQPGPEVPAPPKTASQLKKEAKKREKLEKFQQKQKTQQQQPPPAEKKPKPEKRGKRDPGVITYDLPTPAGEKKDVSGTMPDSYSPQYVEAAWYPWWEQQGFFQPEYGRSSVSAPNPRGVFMMCIPPPNVTGSLHLGHALTNAIQDSLTRWHRMRGETTLWNPGCDHAGIATQVVVEKKLWREQGLSRHQLGREAFLREVWKWKEEKGDRIYHQLKKLGSSLDWNRACFTMDPKLSAAVTEAFVRLHEEGVIYRSTRLVNWSCTLNSAISDIEVDKKELTGRTLLSVPGYKEKVEFGVLVSFAYKIQGSDGDEEVVVATTRIETMLGDVAVAVHPKDPRYQHLKGRSVIHPFLSRSLPIIFDDFVDMEFGTGAVKITPAHDQNDYEVGRRHRLEAITIMDSQGALINVPPPFLGLPRFEARKAVLAALKEQGLFRGVEDNPMVVPLCNRSKDVVEPLLRPQWYVRCGEMAQAASAAVTRGDLRILPEAHQRTWHTWMDNIRDWCISRQLWWGHRIPAYFVTVSDPAVPPGEDPDERYWVSGRSKAEAQEKAAKEFGVSSDKISLQQDEDVLDTWFSSGLFPFSIFGWPNQSEDLSVFYPGTLLETGHDILFFWVARMVMLGLKLTGKLPFREVYLHAIVRDAHGRKMSKSLGNVIDPLDVIHGVSLQGLHDQLLNSNLDPSEVEKAKDGQKADFPAGIPECGTDALRFGLCAYTSQGRDINLDVNRILGYRHFCNKLWNATKFALRGLGKGFVPSATSEPGGHESLVDRWIRSRLTEAVRLSNQGFQAYDFPAVTTAQYSFWLYELCDVYLECLKPVLNGMDHVVAECARQTLYTCLDVGLRLLSPFMPFVTEELFQRLPRRTLQAPPSLCVTPYPEPSECSWKDSEAEAAMELALSITRAVRSLRADYNLTRIRPDCFLEVADEATGILASAVSAYVQALASAGVVAVLALGAPAPQGCAVALASDRCSVHLQLQGLVDPARELGKLQAKHSEAQRQAQRLRERRAASGYPVKVPLEVQEADRAKLQQIEAELKKVDEAIVLFQKML; this is encoded by the exons ATGTCCATCCTGTACGTCTCCCCTCATCCCGACGCCTTCCCCAGCCTCCGGGCCCTCATAGCCGCGCGCtacggggaggccggggagggccCGGGCTGGGGAGGAGCCCACCCCCGCATCTGCCTCCAGCCGCCCCCGACCAGCaggaccccctgccccccaccccgtctgCCCGCCCTGGAGCAGGGGCCCGGCGGGCTCTGGGTGTGGGGGGCCACCGCCGTGGCCCAGTTGCTGTGGCCGGCGGGcctggggggccccggggggagCCGGGCCGCCGTGCTGGTCCAACAGTGGGTCAGCTACGCCGACACGGAGCTGATACCGGCCGCCTGCGGAGCAGCGCTGCCCGCCTTGGGACTCCGGAGCGCTGCCCAGGACCCCCAG gctgccctgggggccctgggcagggcccTGAGCCCCTTGGAAGAGTGGCTTCGGCTGCACACCTACCTGGCTGGGGAGGCCCCCACACTGGCTGACCTGGCAGCTGTCACGGCCTTGCTCCTGCCTTTCCGTTAC GTCCTGGACCCTTCTGCCCGCCGGATCTGGGGTAATGTGACTCGCTGGTTTACCACATGTGTCCAGCAGCCAGAATTCCGGGCAGTGCTGGGAGAGGTGGTTCTGTACTCAGGGGCCAGACTCCTCTCTCAACAGCCAG GCCCTGAGGTCCCTGCACCCCCAAAGACGGCCTCTCAACTCAAAAAGGAGGCAAAGAAACGGGAAAAGCTAGAGAAATTCCAGCAGAAGCAGAAGACACAACAGCAGCAGCCACCGCCAGCGGAG AAGAAACCAAAACCAGAGAAGAGGGGAAaacgggatcctggggtcattaCATATGACCTCCCAACCCCAGCTGGGGAAAAGAAAG ATGTCAGTGGCACCATGCCCGACTCCTACAGCCCTCAGTATGTGGAAGCTGCCTGGTACCCATGGTGGGAGCAGCAGGGCTTCTTCCAGCCCGAGTATGGA CGTTCCAGCGTGTCAGCACCAAATCCCCGGGGAGTCTTCATGATGTGCATCCCACCCCCCAATgtgacaggctccctgcacctGGGCCACGCACTCACCAATGCCATCCAGGACTCCCTGACCCGATG GCACCGCATGCGCGGGGAGACCACCCTGTGGAACCCTGGCTGTGACCACGCAGGCATTGCCACCCAGGTGGTGGTGGAGAAGAAACTGTGGCGTGAGCAGGGCCTGAGCCGGCACCAGCTGGGCCGAGAGGCCTTCCTCCGGGAGGTCTGGAAATGGAAAGAGGA GAAAGGGGACCGGATTTATCACCAGCTGAAGAAGCTTGGGAGCTCCTTGGACTGGAATCGAGCCTGTTTCACCATGGACCCT aaACTCTCAGCAGCTGTGACAGAGGCCTTTGTCCGGCTCCATGAGGAAGGAGTCATCTACCGCAGTACCCGTCTTGTCAATTGGTCCTGCACCCTCAATTCCGCCATCTCCGACATCGAg GTGGATAAGAAGGAGCTGACCGGTCGCACTCTGCTCTCCGTGCCTGGCTATAAGGAGAAGGTGGAGTTTGGGGTCCTTGTCTCCTTTGCTTACAAGATCCAAGGCTCAG ATGGTGAcgaggaggtggtggtggcaaCAACTCGGATTGAAACAATGCTGGGAGACGTGGCCGTAGCTGTGCACCCCAAAGATCCTAGATACCAG caccTGAAGGGGAGGAGTGTGATCCACCCATTCTTGTCTCGGAGCTTGCCGATCATCTTTGACGATTTTGTGGACATGGAGTTTGGCACAG GTGCGGTGAAGATCACCCCTGCCCATGACCAGAACGACTACGAGGTCGGACGGCGGCACAGGCTGGAGGCCATCACCATCATGGACTCCCAAGGGGCCCTCATCAATGTGCCCCCGCCTTTCCTG GGCCTACCCAGGTTTGAGGCCAGGAAGGCGGTGCTGGCAGCGCTGAAGGAGCAGGGCCTGTTCCGGGGTGTTGAGGACAACCCCATGGTAGTGCCGCTTTGCAA CCGGTCCAAGGATGTGGTAGAGCCTCTGTTGCGGCCGCAGTGGTACGTGCGCTGTGGGGAGATGGCCCAGGCCGCCAGTGCCGCTGTGACGCGGGGAGACCTCCGCATCCTGCCCGAGGCCCATCAGCGGACTTGGCACACCTGGATGGACAACATCCG GGACTGGTGCATCTCCCGGCAGCTGTGGTGGGGTCACCGCATCCCAGCCTACTTTGTCACAGTCAGTGACCCGGCTGTGCCTCCGGGGGAG GACCCCGACGAGCGGTACTGGGTGAGCGGGCGCAGCAAGGCTGAGGCCCAGGAGAAGGCAGCCAAGGAGTTTGGAGTGTCCTCTGACAAGATCAGCCTCCAGCAAG ATGAGGACGTACTGGACACCTGGTTCTCCTCTGGCCTCTTCCCCTTCTCTATCTTTGGCTGGCCCAACCAA TCAGAAGATCTGAGTGTGTTCTACCCGGGGACGCTGCTGGAGACGGGCCATGACATCCTTTTCTTCTGGGTGGCCAGGATGGTCATGCTTGGCCTGAAGCTCACCGGCAAGCTGCCCTTCAGAGAG GTCTATCTTCATGCCATTGTGCGAGATGCCCACGGCCGAAAGATGAGCAAGTCTTTAGGCAATGTTATCGACCCCCTGGACGTCATCCATGGAGTCTCCCTGCAG GGCCTCCATGACCAGTTACTGAACAGCAACCTGGACCCCAGTGAGGTGGAGAAGGCTAAAGATGGCCAG AAGGCAGACTTTCCGGCAGGCATTCCTGAGTGTGGCACTGACGCCCTCCGGTTTGGACTCTGTGCCTACACGTCCCAGG GTCGTGACATTAACCTGGATGTGAACCGGATATTGGGGTACCGCCACTTCTGCAACAAGCTCTGGAACGCCACCAAGTTTGCCCTCCGGGGCCTGGGAAAGGGTTTTGTGCCCTCAGCCACCTCTGAG CCTGGAGGCCACGAGAGCCTGGTGGACCGCTGGATCCGCAGCCGGCTGACTGAAGCGGTGAGGCTTAGCAACCAAGGCTTCCAGGCCTACGATTTCCCAGCTGTCACCACCGCCCAGTACAGCTTCTGGCTCTATGAGCTCTGTGATGTCTACCTG GAGTGCCTGAAGCCCGTGCTGAATGGGATGGACCACGTGGTAGCCGAGTGTGCTCGCCAGACCCTCTACACCTGCCTGGATGTTGGCCTGCGGCTACTGTCACCCTTCATGCCCTTTGTGACAGAGGAGCTGTTCCAGAGGCTGCCCCGGCGGACACTACAAGCACCCCCTAGTCTCTGTGTTACCCCCTATCCGGAGCCCTCAGAG TGCTCCTGGAAGGACTCTGAGGCGGAAGCTGCCATGGAACTGGCCCTAAGCATCACACGAGCTGTGCGCTCCCTGCGTGCAGACTACAACCTGACCCGGATCAGGCCTGACT gTTTCCTGGAAGTGGCTGATGAGGCCACAGGCATTCTGGCATCGGCAGTGTCGGCCTACGTGCAGGCGCTGGCCAGCGCGGGTGTGGTGGCTGTCCTGGCCCTGGGGGCTCCTGCACCACAGGGCTGTGCTGTGGCCCTGGCATCTGACCGCTGCTCCGTCCACCTGCAGCTGCAGGGCCTGGTGGACCCGGCCCGGGAACTGGGCAAGCTGCAGGCCAAGCACAGCGAGGCACAGCGGCAGGCACAGCGTCTGCGGGAGCGCCGCGCTGCCTCAGGCTACCCTGTCAAGGTGCCCCTTGAAGTCCAGGAGGCCGACAGAGCCAAG CTCCAACAGATAGAAGCAGAGCTCAAGAAGGTGGATGAGGCCATTGTGCTATTCCAGAAGATGCTGTGA
- the LOC121494129 gene encoding transcription factor BTF3 homolog 4 isoform X2, producing MIKDDGTVIHFNNPKVQASLSANTFAITGHAEAKPITEMLPGILSQLGADSLTSLRKLAEQFPRQVLDSKAPKPEDIDEEDDDVPDLVENFDEASKNEAN from the coding sequence ATGATTAAAGATGATGGGACAGTTATTCATTTCAACAATCCCAAAGTCCAAGCTTCCCTTTCTGCTAACACCTTTGCAATTACTGGTCATGCAGAAGCCAAACCAATCACAGAAATGCTTCCTGGAATATTAAGTCAGCTTGGTGCTGACAGCTTAACAAGTCTTAGGAAGTTAGCTGAACAGTTCCCTCGGCAAGTGTTGGATAGCAAAGCACCAAAACCAGAAGACATTGATGAAGAGGATGATGATGTTCCAGATCTCGTAGAAAATTTTGATGAGGCATCAAAGAACGAAgctaactaa
- the LOC121494129 gene encoding transcription factor BTF3 homolog 4 isoform X1, whose amino-acid sequence MNQEKLAKLQAQVRIGGKGTARRKKKVVHRTATADDKKLQSSLKKLAVNNIAGIEEVNMIKDDGTVIHFNNPKVQASLSANTFAITGHAEAKPITEMLPGILSQLGADSLTSLRKLAEQFPRQVLDSKAPKPEDIDEEDDDVPDLVENFDEASKNEAN is encoded by the coding sequence ATGAATCAAGAAAAGTTAGCCAAACTTCAGGCTCAGGTCCGGATAGGGGGCAAGGGTACAGCTCGCAGAAAGAAGAAGGTGGTACATAGAACAGCTACAGCTGATGACAAAAAACTTCAGAGTTCTCTAAAAAAACTGGCTGTGAATAATATAGCTGGTATTGAAGAGGTGAACATGATTAAAGATGATGGGACAGTTATTCATTTCAACAATCCCAAAGTCCAAGCTTCCCTTTCTGCTAACACCTTTGCAATTACTGGTCATGCAGAAGCCAAACCAATCACAGAAATGCTTCCTGGAATATTAAGTCAGCTTGGTGCTGACAGCTTAACAAGTCTTAGGAAGTTAGCTGAACAGTTCCCTCGGCAAGTGTTGGATAGCAAAGCACCAAAACCAGAAGACATTGATGAAGAGGATGATGATGTTCCAGATCTCGTAGAAAATTTTGATGAGGCATCAAAGAACGAAgctaactaa
- the VARS1 gene encoding valine--tRNA ligase isoform X1 yields MSILYVSPHPDAFPSLRALIAARYGEAGEGPGWGGAHPRICLQPPPTSRTPCPPPRLPALEQGPGGLWVWGATAVAQLLWPAGLGGPGGSRAAVLVQQWVSYADTELIPAACGAALPALGLRSAAQDPQAALGALGRALSPLEEWLRLHTYLAGEAPTLADLAAVTALLLPFRYVLDPSARRIWGNVTRWFTTCVQQPEFRAVLGEVVLYSGARLLSQQPGPEVPAPPKTASQLKKEAKKREKLEKFQQKQKTQQQQPPPAEQKKPKPEKRGKRDPGVITYDLPTPAGEKKDVSGTMPDSYSPQYVEAAWYPWWEQQGFFQPEYGRSSVSAPNPRGVFMMCIPPPNVTGSLHLGHALTNAIQDSLTRWHRMRGETTLWNPGCDHAGIATQVVVEKKLWREQGLSRHQLGREAFLREVWKWKEEKGDRIYHQLKKLGSSLDWNRACFTMDPKLSAAVTEAFVRLHEEGVIYRSTRLVNWSCTLNSAISDIEVDKKELTGRTLLSVPGYKEKVEFGVLVSFAYKIQGSDGDEEVVVATTRIETMLGDVAVAVHPKDPRYQHLKGRSVIHPFLSRSLPIIFDDFVDMEFGTGAVKITPAHDQNDYEVGRRHRLEAITIMDSQGALINVPPPFLGLPRFEARKAVLAALKEQGLFRGVEDNPMVVPLCNRSKDVVEPLLRPQWYVRCGEMAQAASAAVTRGDLRILPEAHQRTWHTWMDNIRDWCISRQLWWGHRIPAYFVTVSDPAVPPGEDPDERYWVSGRSKAEAQEKAAKEFGVSSDKISLQQDEDVLDTWFSSGLFPFSIFGWPNQSEDLSVFYPGTLLETGHDILFFWVARMVMLGLKLTGKLPFREVYLHAIVRDAHGRKMSKSLGNVIDPLDVIHGVSLQGLHDQLLNSNLDPSEVEKAKDGQKADFPAGIPECGTDALRFGLCAYTSQGRDINLDVNRILGYRHFCNKLWNATKFALRGLGKGFVPSATSEPGGHESLVDRWIRSRLTEAVRLSNQGFQAYDFPAVTTAQYSFWLYELCDVYLECLKPVLNGMDHVVAECARQTLYTCLDVGLRLLSPFMPFVTEELFQRLPRRTLQAPPSLCVTPYPEPSECSWKDSEAEAAMELALSITRAVRSLRADYNLTRIRPDCFLEVADEATGILASAVSAYVQALASAGVVAVLALGAPAPQGCAVALASDRCSVHLQLQGLVDPARELGKLQAKHSEAQRQAQRLRERRAASGYPVKVPLEVQEADRAKLQQIEAELKKVDEAIVLFQKML; encoded by the exons ATGTCCATCCTGTACGTCTCCCCTCATCCCGACGCCTTCCCCAGCCTCCGGGCCCTCATAGCCGCGCGCtacggggaggccggggagggccCGGGCTGGGGAGGAGCCCACCCCCGCATCTGCCTCCAGCCGCCCCCGACCAGCaggaccccctgccccccaccccgtctgCCCGCCCTGGAGCAGGGGCCCGGCGGGCTCTGGGTGTGGGGGGCCACCGCCGTGGCCCAGTTGCTGTGGCCGGCGGGcctggggggccccggggggagCCGGGCCGCCGTGCTGGTCCAACAGTGGGTCAGCTACGCCGACACGGAGCTGATACCGGCCGCCTGCGGAGCAGCGCTGCCCGCCTTGGGACTCCGGAGCGCTGCCCAGGACCCCCAG gctgccctgggggccctgggcagggcccTGAGCCCCTTGGAAGAGTGGCTTCGGCTGCACACCTACCTGGCTGGGGAGGCCCCCACACTGGCTGACCTGGCAGCTGTCACGGCCTTGCTCCTGCCTTTCCGTTAC GTCCTGGACCCTTCTGCCCGCCGGATCTGGGGTAATGTGACTCGCTGGTTTACCACATGTGTCCAGCAGCCAGAATTCCGGGCAGTGCTGGGAGAGGTGGTTCTGTACTCAGGGGCCAGACTCCTCTCTCAACAGCCAG GCCCTGAGGTCCCTGCACCCCCAAAGACGGCCTCTCAACTCAAAAAGGAGGCAAAGAAACGGGAAAAGCTAGAGAAATTCCAGCAGAAGCAGAAGACACAACAGCAGCAGCCACCGCCAGCGGAG CAGAAGAAACCAAAACCAGAGAAGAGGGGAAaacgggatcctggggtcattaCATATGACCTCCCAACCCCAGCTGGGGAAAAGAAAG ATGTCAGTGGCACCATGCCCGACTCCTACAGCCCTCAGTATGTGGAAGCTGCCTGGTACCCATGGTGGGAGCAGCAGGGCTTCTTCCAGCCCGAGTATGGA CGTTCCAGCGTGTCAGCACCAAATCCCCGGGGAGTCTTCATGATGTGCATCCCACCCCCCAATgtgacaggctccctgcacctGGGCCACGCACTCACCAATGCCATCCAGGACTCCCTGACCCGATG GCACCGCATGCGCGGGGAGACCACCCTGTGGAACCCTGGCTGTGACCACGCAGGCATTGCCACCCAGGTGGTGGTGGAGAAGAAACTGTGGCGTGAGCAGGGCCTGAGCCGGCACCAGCTGGGCCGAGAGGCCTTCCTCCGGGAGGTCTGGAAATGGAAAGAGGA GAAAGGGGACCGGATTTATCACCAGCTGAAGAAGCTTGGGAGCTCCTTGGACTGGAATCGAGCCTGTTTCACCATGGACCCT aaACTCTCAGCAGCTGTGACAGAGGCCTTTGTCCGGCTCCATGAGGAAGGAGTCATCTACCGCAGTACCCGTCTTGTCAATTGGTCCTGCACCCTCAATTCCGCCATCTCCGACATCGAg GTGGATAAGAAGGAGCTGACCGGTCGCACTCTGCTCTCCGTGCCTGGCTATAAGGAGAAGGTGGAGTTTGGGGTCCTTGTCTCCTTTGCTTACAAGATCCAAGGCTCAG ATGGTGAcgaggaggtggtggtggcaaCAACTCGGATTGAAACAATGCTGGGAGACGTGGCCGTAGCTGTGCACCCCAAAGATCCTAGATACCAG caccTGAAGGGGAGGAGTGTGATCCACCCATTCTTGTCTCGGAGCTTGCCGATCATCTTTGACGATTTTGTGGACATGGAGTTTGGCACAG GTGCGGTGAAGATCACCCCTGCCCATGACCAGAACGACTACGAGGTCGGACGGCGGCACAGGCTGGAGGCCATCACCATCATGGACTCCCAAGGGGCCCTCATCAATGTGCCCCCGCCTTTCCTG GGCCTACCCAGGTTTGAGGCCAGGAAGGCGGTGCTGGCAGCGCTGAAGGAGCAGGGCCTGTTCCGGGGTGTTGAGGACAACCCCATGGTAGTGCCGCTTTGCAA CCGGTCCAAGGATGTGGTAGAGCCTCTGTTGCGGCCGCAGTGGTACGTGCGCTGTGGGGAGATGGCCCAGGCCGCCAGTGCCGCTGTGACGCGGGGAGACCTCCGCATCCTGCCCGAGGCCCATCAGCGGACTTGGCACACCTGGATGGACAACATCCG GGACTGGTGCATCTCCCGGCAGCTGTGGTGGGGTCACCGCATCCCAGCCTACTTTGTCACAGTCAGTGACCCGGCTGTGCCTCCGGGGGAG GACCCCGACGAGCGGTACTGGGTGAGCGGGCGCAGCAAGGCTGAGGCCCAGGAGAAGGCAGCCAAGGAGTTTGGAGTGTCCTCTGACAAGATCAGCCTCCAGCAAG ATGAGGACGTACTGGACACCTGGTTCTCCTCTGGCCTCTTCCCCTTCTCTATCTTTGGCTGGCCCAACCAA TCAGAAGATCTGAGTGTGTTCTACCCGGGGACGCTGCTGGAGACGGGCCATGACATCCTTTTCTTCTGGGTGGCCAGGATGGTCATGCTTGGCCTGAAGCTCACCGGCAAGCTGCCCTTCAGAGAG GTCTATCTTCATGCCATTGTGCGAGATGCCCACGGCCGAAAGATGAGCAAGTCTTTAGGCAATGTTATCGACCCCCTGGACGTCATCCATGGAGTCTCCCTGCAG GGCCTCCATGACCAGTTACTGAACAGCAACCTGGACCCCAGTGAGGTGGAGAAGGCTAAAGATGGCCAG AAGGCAGACTTTCCGGCAGGCATTCCTGAGTGTGGCACTGACGCCCTCCGGTTTGGACTCTGTGCCTACACGTCCCAGG GTCGTGACATTAACCTGGATGTGAACCGGATATTGGGGTACCGCCACTTCTGCAACAAGCTCTGGAACGCCACCAAGTTTGCCCTCCGGGGCCTGGGAAAGGGTTTTGTGCCCTCAGCCACCTCTGAG CCTGGAGGCCACGAGAGCCTGGTGGACCGCTGGATCCGCAGCCGGCTGACTGAAGCGGTGAGGCTTAGCAACCAAGGCTTCCAGGCCTACGATTTCCCAGCTGTCACCACCGCCCAGTACAGCTTCTGGCTCTATGAGCTCTGTGATGTCTACCTG GAGTGCCTGAAGCCCGTGCTGAATGGGATGGACCACGTGGTAGCCGAGTGTGCTCGCCAGACCCTCTACACCTGCCTGGATGTTGGCCTGCGGCTACTGTCACCCTTCATGCCCTTTGTGACAGAGGAGCTGTTCCAGAGGCTGCCCCGGCGGACACTACAAGCACCCCCTAGTCTCTGTGTTACCCCCTATCCGGAGCCCTCAGAG TGCTCCTGGAAGGACTCTGAGGCGGAAGCTGCCATGGAACTGGCCCTAAGCATCACACGAGCTGTGCGCTCCCTGCGTGCAGACTACAACCTGACCCGGATCAGGCCTGACT gTTTCCTGGAAGTGGCTGATGAGGCCACAGGCATTCTGGCATCGGCAGTGTCGGCCTACGTGCAGGCGCTGGCCAGCGCGGGTGTGGTGGCTGTCCTGGCCCTGGGGGCTCCTGCACCACAGGGCTGTGCTGTGGCCCTGGCATCTGACCGCTGCTCCGTCCACCTGCAGCTGCAGGGCCTGGTGGACCCGGCCCGGGAACTGGGCAAGCTGCAGGCCAAGCACAGCGAGGCACAGCGGCAGGCACAGCGTCTGCGGGAGCGCCGCGCTGCCTCAGGCTACCCTGTCAAGGTGCCCCTTGAAGTCCAGGAGGCCGACAGAGCCAAG CTCCAACAGATAGAAGCAGAGCTCAAGAAGGTGGATGAGGCCATTGTGCTATTCCAGAAGATGCTGTGA